DNA sequence from the Brachybacterium sp. P6-10-X1 genome:
GCGAACTGCGTCGGATCGAGCAGCAGCTCGGGGCGGTAAGTCTCGACGTAGAACGACGCGACGCCGTCGGCCCGTCCCAGCCAGGCGTCCTGGTGCGGGTCCGCGGCGAGCGCGGCCACGTGGTCGCGGATCTGATCCTCGGTGCTCTCCAGCAGGTTCCAGAAGTGCGCGCGGGGATGGGTGAGCCAGCGGTGGAGGTCGGCCGCGTCGCGGTGCGGATCGGCGGGCTCGAGGGTGAGGTCGGTCATGGAAGGGCTCCTGATGGTCGGTGGGTCAGCGCGATGCGGTCGACGTGGATTCCTGGGGCGGCAGACCGAAGGTCTGGAACGCGATGCTGCGCTCGATCGGGTACGGCTCGCGCCCGGTGATCGCGGCGAGGACGACGCTGGCGCGCCAGGGACCGAAGCCGAGGTCCGGCGCGGTGACGCCGTGGGTGTGGATCTCGGTGCCCAGCACGTGGATGCGCCCGGCGGTGTCGACGGTGTACTCGCGGCTGACATCGAGCCGCCCGGCGCGGTCGAGGCGGATCCGGTCCCCGAGCGGAGCGAGGAAGTCGGGCACTGCGGCCCGGTAGCCGGTCGCCGCCACGACGGCGCCCGTGCGGTGCTCGCGCTCGGTGCCGAGACTGCCGTGCCGGAGGCCGAGGACGGCCTCCCCCGTGTCCGGATCCCGACGGGCGGAGGTGACGGCGACGTCGCTCAGCAGAGTCGTGGGCAGTTCTCTCCCGCCCTGGCTGAGGCGGTAGAGCGCCTCGTGGATGTCGTCGATCAGGTCGCCGCTGATGCCCTGGTGGAGGGCGCGCTGACTGCGGCCCAGCTCATCGCGCTGGGCCTCGGACAGGCTGCGGTGATGGTCCGTGTACTCCGGGGAGGTCATCTCGAGGGTGAGCTTGGTGTACTCCATCGGGAAGAACCGCGGCGAGCGCGTGATCCAGTCCAACCGGGTCCCCCGCGCACAGGCATCCTCGAGGAGATCGCGGTAGATCTCGGCGGCGGACTGACCGCTGCCCACGAGAGTGATCGACCCGCGGGCCAGGAGCTGCTGGCGATGTTCGAGGTACTCGGCGCTGTGGATCACGGGCCCTGCCGTCGGATCTGCCGGCGTCCCCGGGGAGGCGGAGCTCTCGGCGAGGCCCGACAGGGCGGGAGGCAGGGAGGGTCGCGTCCCGGCGCCGAGCGCCAGGCGCCGCCCGCGGTGGATCTCGTGACCGATCACCTCGCCGTCCTCGTCGAGGACCTCGGCCGTCACGGCGAAGTGCTCGCCGTCGGCAGGGGACCCGGCGGAGGTCGCGGCGGGGCCGCCGGGGGGACCCGCAGCATGTTCGACGGCGATCACACGCCTCCGCCAGCGCAGGCAGTCCAGCTGCTCGGCGACCCAGCGGCAGTAGGCCTCGTACTCGGTGCGCAGCGGGTAGAACGACTCGCGGATGTAGAAGGGGTAGAGCCGACCGGTGGCCTTGAGGAAGGCGAGGAAGGAGTAGGGCGAGGTCGGGTCGGCGAGGGTCACCAGGTCCGCGAGGAAGGGCACCTGGAGGGTGGCGTCCTCGAGCATCATCCCGGGATGCCAGCGGAACCCCGGGGCCTGGTCGAGGAACAGCGCGTCGACGTCGTCGAGGGGGTCGGCGAGAGCCGCCGCCCCGAGACCGAAGGGACCGATCCCGATCCCGATCAGGTCATGGACCATCCCTGCGTCGTCCGTCGAGACGCCGGTCGCGTCGACCGTCGTGTCGCCGGTCGTGTCCCCGGCCGCGGTCATCGCCGGGCTCCCGCCGTGCCCGCGCTCCCGGCGGAACCGGAGGCGATCGCCGGCTCCTGCCCGTGGGAGGGTGAAGGATCCCGGACGGAGAGGTCGTGGTCGGCGATGTCCGAGCCGGCGAGGAGGCCGCGTCCGGCGGCCCGCACCAGGTCGAGCACAGCGGTGAGATCGCCGAGGGTGGCCTCGGGGTTCAGCAGCGTCATCTTCAGCCACGGGGTGCCGTCGAGGGTGGTCCGCGCGACCATGGCGCGTCCTGAGTCCAGCAGCACCCGGCGGATCAGGGGCACCAAGCGGTCCGCGCTCGCAGCGTCGATCGAGGCGGGATGGAAGCGGAACAGGACGGTGCTCAGATCGCTGCCTCCCAGCACGGCGAAGTCCGCATCATGCTCGAGCAGTTCCGTCACCTCTGCGGCGAGGTCGCAGACCGCATCGACCATCTCCCCGAGCCGCTCGGGACCGAGGGCGCGCAGAGTGGTCCAGAGCTTGAGCGCGTCGAAGCGGCGGGTGGTCTGCAGGGACTTGTCGACCTGATTGGGCTCGGCGTCCTCGCCGCTCGCCTCGGCGGCGGGATTGAGATAGTCCGCGTGCCAGGTCGCCGCGGAGAGGACGGCGGGGTCGCGCACCAGGATCGCGCTCGAGGAGACGGGCTGGAAGAAGGTCTTGTGGAAGTCGACCGTGACCGAGTCGGCCTGCTCGACGCCCTCGAGCAGGTGCCGCCGGGTGGGCGAGAGGAGGAGACCTCCCCCGTAGGCCGCATCCACGTGCAGCCACACGCCGTGCTCCGCGCAGAGCCGCGCGATCGACGCCAGCGGGTCGATGGTGCCGCGATCGGTGGTGCCGGCGGTGGCGGAGACCGCCATGACCACGTCACCGGCCGATTCCAGGCGCGTGACCTCCCGCGCCACCGCATCAGGGTCGAGTCGGCCGTCCCCGTCACCGCCCACCGTGATCACCGCACCCTCGTCCAGTCCCAGCAGCAGCGCGGCCCGGGCCACGGAGAAGTGTCCGGCGGCTCCGACGAGCAGACGCAGGCGGGGCAGGTTCTCCCGCCGCGACCCGTCGAGATCCCGCAGCGCCCGCTCCCGGGCCAGGAAGAGACCCTGCAGGTTCGACTGCGTGCCGCCGGAGGTGAAGACCCCGTCGCCGCCGGTCAGACCGATCCGGCCGACGGTCCAGTCGATGAGTCGGCGCTCCATGTAGGTCGCGACCAGGGACTGGTCGTAGGTGTCCACAGAGGTGTTGATCGCTGCGAGCATCGCCTCGGCGGCCACCGCCGGCATCGCCACCGGGCAGTTCAGATGCGCGGTGTAGGCGGGATGGTGGAACCACACCGCGTGCTCGGCGTAGAGATGATCCGCCTCGCGCAGGGCGTCGCGGCACCCGATCCCGGCGGCGTCCAGCTCGACGGCTTCCACCAGGGCGCGCAGGTGCCGCCGGTCGGGGCCGGCCGACGGGGCGGCGACGGTGCGAAAGCGCTCGGCGAGCGTGTCGACGACCTCGTGGAGGACGGCGGAGTACTCCTCGGCGCTCGCGGCGCCGAGGAGAGCAGGGGACGGATCCGTGGCGGTGGTCAGGGTCCTCTGCGGACGCGGCGACAGCTCTGGCATGGCGGGAAGGCCCTCCTGGATCACGGAGCGCGCCACACGCGCCCCTTGTACTTAGGTTTGCCTACCCTAAGTACACCCCGTCGATGCCGCGCAACCCGTCGTCGCACCCTGCATGAGATAGCCCACGTCGCGACGGCCAGGGCA
Encoded proteins:
- a CDS encoding pyridoxal-dependent decarboxylase, with protein sequence MPELSPRPQRTLTTATDPSPALLGAASAEEYSAVLHEVVDTLAERFRTVAAPSAGPDRRHLRALVEAVELDAAGIGCRDALREADHLYAEHAVWFHHPAYTAHLNCPVAMPAVAAEAMLAAINTSVDTYDQSLVATYMERRLIDWTVGRIGLTGGDGVFTSGGTQSNLQGLFLARERALRDLDGSRRENLPRLRLLVGAAGHFSVARAALLLGLDEGAVITVGGDGDGRLDPDAVAREVTRLESAGDVVMAVSATAGTTDRGTIDPLASIARLCAEHGVWLHVDAAYGGGLLLSPTRRHLLEGVEQADSVTVDFHKTFFQPVSSSAILVRDPAVLSAATWHADYLNPAAEASGEDAEPNQVDKSLQTTRRFDALKLWTTLRALGPERLGEMVDAVCDLAAEVTELLEHDADFAVLGGSDLSTVLFRFHPASIDAASADRLVPLIRRVLLDSGRAMVARTTLDGTPWLKMTLLNPEATLGDLTAVLDLVRAAGRGLLAGSDIADHDLSVRDPSPSHGQEPAIASGSAGSAGTAGARR
- a CDS encoding lysine N(6)-hydroxylase/L-ornithine N(5)-oxygenase family protein; the protein is MVHDLIGIGIGPFGLGAAALADPLDDVDALFLDQAPGFRWHPGMMLEDATLQVPFLADLVTLADPTSPYSFLAFLKATGRLYPFYIRESFYPLRTEYEAYCRWVAEQLDCLRWRRRVIAVEHAAGPPGGPAATSAGSPADGEHFAVTAEVLDEDGEVIGHEIHRGRRLALGAGTRPSLPPALSGLAESSASPGTPADPTAGPVIHSAEYLEHRQQLLARGSITLVGSGQSAAEIYRDLLEDACARGTRLDWITRSPRFFPMEYTKLTLEMTSPEYTDHHRSLSEAQRDELGRSQRALHQGISGDLIDDIHEALYRLSQGGRELPTTLLSDVAVTSARRDPDTGEAVLGLRHGSLGTEREHRTGAVVAATGYRAAVPDFLAPLGDRIRLDRAGRLDVSREYTVDTAGRIHVLGTEIHTHGVTAPDLGFGPWRASVVLAAITGREPYPIERSIAFQTFGLPPQESTSTASR